The Hymenobacter sp. GOD-10R genome includes a window with the following:
- a CDS encoding Ig-like domain-containing protein codes for MTLLATLLDSPAPIPIRFRHAMGAFLLLTTTIGQAQTPTVTILSSPRNARSAPRTNDVGVGFSQTLSNTIATQQILNVFNQQAGSKKAGRATVSGNTLSFNPTTDFKPGETVSATVTSAAQSTSGTTTTQHVFQFTTAVSPSSYSFAKRTPRTPPSPRPLANNKNGGRTRPPFCIGRVRRSEGLADNREAQVFYFAVANQAADVHAAGELLGR; via the coding sequence ATGACGCTACTCGCTACGCTGCTCGATTCTCCTGCCCCAATTCCTATCCGTTTTCGGCACGCTATGGGTGCATTCCTGCTGCTGACAACGACCATCGGGCAGGCGCAGACGCCCACCGTCACAATCCTATCGTCCCCACGCAACGCCCGCTCGGCCCCGCGCACCAACGACGTGGGCGTGGGTTTCAGTCAGACCCTGAGTAACACAATTGCCACGCAACAAATCTTAAACGTCTTCAACCAACAGGCCGGCAGCAAGAAGGCGGGAAGAGCGACGGTGAGCGGCAACACGCTCAGCTTCAACCCAACAACGGACTTCAAGCCCGGTGAAACTGTGTCCGCTACGGTGACTTCGGCGGCGCAGAGCACAAGTGGCACGACGACGACCCAGCATGTTTTTCAGTTTACCACGGCAGTTAGCCCTAGTAGCTACTCTTTTGCCAAAAGAACTCCCAGAACCCCTCCGTCGCCGAGGCCTTTGGCAAACAACAAAAACGGTGGCCGAACTCGGCCACCGTTTTGCATTGGTAGGGTACGTAGAAGCGAAGGCTTAGCGGATAACCGTGAGGCGCAGGTTTTCTACTTTGCCGTTGCTAATCAAGCGGCAGATGTACACGCCGCTGGCGAGCTTCTCGGTCGATAG
- a CDS encoding FG-GAP-like repeat-containing protein, with protein MIYSTTPAAHQVGVARNTNVAAAFSYTLGNNATVQAATKVFSQQVGGKRSGITTINSNILTFNPDADFKAGERVSATFTKDIQRETGENLVIPRVLQFITATSPSTGTFGGGSEATVANRNLSQNVVTGDLDGDGDVDLASVSTSRSVSVRFNNGTGSFSGSTEVALNPDLSARRVALADLDNDGDLDLLTVGSNSSEKGFLSVRLNNGQGSFTAVPDVSVGDGAQNLAVGDVNGDGYLDVLTANSPSRPGTVSVRLNNGDGTFAPAGGDALVYIANRPFDIKLGDIDQDGDLDMVTSNLGSVTVFRNSGTGSFTTGQQIAIASSPFQYSSSLDLGDIDQDGDLDFVAGIGVGSQATSAIAAVGLNNGGTFTLGQQFGVNSFDISLGDIDGDQDLDFVAASGTRLNNGQGTFGAPTPLPIGDTSALTISYLSDVDNDGDLDVLTGNEGTQLSVRLNQNLLTPPLAVTSFTPARNTVAAPRSADVAVTFNQALSNTATTQGTLKVYSQQAGGLKMGIANVTGSTLTFNPTADFKAGETIFASILTAFQSSNGQSLAKGQVFQFTTITAPSTGTFSGGSEVTVGTNPTGSTTGDLDGDGDLDLAVQNSSSGSISIRLNNGNGTFTGGQEINGGSSVILADVDGDSDLDLLAPNATVGTSVLVYLNNGSGSFSLYQTATVLAGVTDIAVGDVDADGDLDLITTAYGFRPGNASVRLNDGTGNFRGGQDINSNVDRTYNVAVGDVDGDGDLDFVMGNASANPGSVPLNAVTIYSNNGSGTFDNGQLISLGSGGGATDVALGDLDKDGDLDFVSTNGGSTQVAVGLNNGNGTFTTRQFAANMQLGSVSLGDVDGDGDLDFVTSTETGTLVWVNNGAASFSTTQTVAAVRSAILSDIDGDGDLDLLGPDGPAGSNTFGIRLNQNAASTLRTPENPANAVAGLNYQYYEGFWSAVPDYSTLTPARTGMVATPTLSEAQREDGYAFQYTGYVTVPTDGQYTFYTSSDDGSKLFIGSQLVVDNDGLHGEVEQSGTIGLQAGTHAVTIAFFENDGGQTLNVSYAGPSLGKQLIPATAYKRVSTTANQAPVANAGANQSLTLPTNAVTLNGSGTDADGSIATYAWTQVSGPNTATFSNTTVAQPTVSNLVAGTYVFSLVVTDNLGAPSAAAQTTVTVNAANNSDLRTPENPANTVAGLDYKYYEGFWDAVPDYSTLTPLKTGTTTAFELTAQQRDYAFSFQFTGYVTVPADGQYTFYSNSDDGSLLYIGNTLVVNNDGSHGDRELSGTIGLKAGTHAFTVSYLQGYGGQNLQVSYAGPSLAKQLLPASALKRVAGTASNLRVPENPANAVAGLDYQYYEGYWNTLPTFSALTPAKTGTVASPVLTPALRDDGYAFQYTGYVTVPTDGQYTFYTTSDDGSKLSIGSQLVVDNDGLHGDVEQSGTIGLQAGTHALTIAFFENDGGQNLQVSYAGPSLGKQLIPATAYKRVAGTANQAPVANAGTNRSLTLPTNSVVLSGSATDADGTIAAYLWSQVSGPSTASFSNTTVVQPTMSNLVAGSYVFGLVATDNQGATSAQTQVTVTVNTANNLRVPENPTGTVAGLDYQYYEGFWDVLPNFAGLTPLQSGSSPVINLEARQRDYGYAFQYTGYVTVPTDGQYTFYTSSDDGSTLYIGSTLVVDNDGSHDTQERSGTIGLQAGTHAFTVTYFQNGGGQVFSASYQGPGLAKQVIPAEALRRVTGAAKSVVATTASATSPGSVSERTGRNTLEVYPNPLTEGGTVHFRTRQGGKAQVYLYDELGHLIATVYNAEVVSGAEYYLPLSTEKLASGVYICRLISNGKVENLRLTVIR; from the coding sequence CTGATCTATAGTACCACACCCGCCGCCCATCAGGTAGGAGTAGCCCGCAACACGAACGTAGCGGCTGCCTTCTCTTACACGTTGGGGAACAATGCCACGGTGCAAGCCGCCACTAAAGTATTCAGCCAACAGGTGGGCGGTAAGCGGTCTGGCATAACGACCATCAACAGCAACATCCTCACCTTCAACCCAGACGCCGACTTCAAAGCCGGCGAACGGGTATCGGCGACCTTCACCAAAGACATTCAACGCGAGACGGGCGAGAATCTCGTCATCCCGCGGGTCTTGCAATTCATTACCGCCACCAGCCCGAGCACCGGCACCTTTGGCGGCGGCTCGGAAGCAACGGTGGCAAACAGAAACCTGAGCCAGAATGTAGTAACTGGCGACCTAGATGGCGACGGCGATGTGGACCTAGCCTCCGTCAGCACTAGTCGGTCGGTGAGCGTGCGCTTTAATAATGGAACGGGCTCGTTTAGCGGCAGTACCGAAGTAGCGCTAAACCCCGACCTGTCGGCTAGACGAGTCGCGCTGGCCGACCTCGACAACGACGGCGACCTAGACCTGCTCACGGTGGGCTCGAATAGCAGTGAGAAAGGTTTCTTAAGCGTCCGCCTCAACAACGGTCAGGGTAGCTTTACGGCCGTTCCCGATGTAAGCGTTGGAGACGGCGCCCAAAACCTAGCGGTTGGCGACGTGAACGGCGACGGCTATTTGGACGTGCTGACGGCCAACTCCCCCTCGCGGCCGGGCACGGTGAGTGTCCGCCTCAACAATGGCGATGGCACCTTTGCGCCCGCTGGAGGCGATGCACTCGTTTACATCGCCAATCGTCCTTTCGACATCAAGCTCGGTGACATTGATCAGGATGGCGACCTGGATATGGTCACCTCCAACCTGGGGAGCGTCACCGTCTTCCGCAATTCCGGCACGGGCTCGTTCACGACCGGGCAGCAGATTGCCATTGCCAGCAGCCCCTTCCAGTACAGTTCCAGCCTGGACCTGGGCGACATTGATCAGGATGGCGACTTGGACTTCGTGGCGGGTATTGGCGTGGGGTCCCAAGCGACCAGTGCCATTGCAGCGGTTGGGCTTAACAACGGCGGCACCTTCACCTTGGGGCAACAGTTTGGGGTGAATTCCTTTGACATCAGCCTCGGGGATATTGATGGGGACCAAGACCTGGATTTTGTGGCGGCCAGCGGCACACGCTTGAACAACGGCCAAGGTACCTTTGGTGCTCCCACTCCGCTGCCGATTGGTGACACGAGTGCGCTCACGATTAGCTACCTCAGCGATGTCGATAATGATGGCGATCTGGATGTACTAACGGGCAACGAAGGAACGCAGCTCAGCGTACGCCTGAACCAAAATTTGCTCACCCCGCCCCTGGCGGTTACCAGCTTCACGCCGGCGCGCAACACGGTAGCGGCTCCGCGTAGCGCCGATGTGGCCGTGACCTTCAACCAAGCCCTGAGCAACACCGCGACTACGCAAGGCACGCTGAAGGTGTACAGCCAGCAAGCCGGTGGCCTGAAGATGGGCATCGCCAATGTGACTGGCTCGACGCTCACGTTCAACCCCACGGCCGATTTCAAAGCGGGCGAAACCATATTTGCCTCTATCCTGACGGCTTTCCAAAGCAGCAACGGGCAGAGCCTGGCCAAAGGGCAGGTATTCCAGTTCACGACAATTACGGCACCGAGCACCGGCACCTTTTCGGGTGGTTCGGAAGTAACGGTCGGCACCAATCCTACTGGCTCAACGACGGGCGACCTCGACGGCGACGGTGACCTCGACCTAGCTGTCCAGAACTCTTCTTCAGGCAGCATCAGTATCCGCCTAAACAACGGGAATGGCACCTTCACCGGCGGACAAGAGATTAATGGTGGTAGCTCTGTCATACTGGCCGACGTGGACGGTGATAGCGACCTCGATCTACTTGCCCCCAATGCCACGGTGGGTACGAGCGTGCTTGTCTACTTAAACAATGGCAGCGGCTCGTTCAGCCTCTACCAAACGGCCACGGTGCTTGCGGGTGTTACCGATATTGCGGTGGGCGACGTAGATGCAGATGGCGACCTGGATCTGATTACGACAGCGTATGGTTTCCGCCCCGGCAACGCGAGCGTGCGGCTGAACGACGGCACGGGCAACTTTCGTGGTGGCCAAGACATCAACTCCAACGTTGATAGAACCTACAACGTGGCGGTGGGTGATGTGGATGGCGACGGCGACTTGGATTTTGTGATGGGCAATGCCTCCGCTAACCCTGGTAGCGTTCCGCTCAATGCCGTAACGATTTACAGCAACAACGGCAGCGGCACCTTCGATAATGGCCAGCTTATTTCACTGGGGAGTGGTGGTGGCGCAACAGACGTCGCACTCGGAGACCTGGATAAAGATGGCGACCTTGACTTCGTTAGTACGAATGGTGGCAGCACCCAGGTAGCGGTAGGGCTGAACAACGGGAATGGTACCTTCACCACCCGGCAATTTGCGGCCAACATGCAGTTGGGTAGCGTTTCACTCGGGGATGTGGATGGCGACGGGGACCTGGACTTTGTAACGAGCACGGAGACAGGAACGCTTGTATGGGTGAACAACGGCGCTGCTTCGTTCAGCACCACGCAAACGGTAGCCGCAGTTCGCAGTGCCATCCTGAGTGATATAGATGGCGATGGGGACCTCGACTTGCTCGGTCCCGATGGACCAGCGGGCTCCAATACGTTCGGCATCCGCCTGAACCAGAATGCCGCTTCCACCCTGCGTACGCCCGAGAACCCGGCCAATGCGGTAGCGGGTCTAAACTACCAGTACTACGAAGGCTTTTGGAGTGCCGTACCGGACTATAGCACTCTCACCCCAGCCCGCACGGGCATGGTGGCCACGCCGACACTGTCCGAAGCGCAGCGAGAGGATGGCTACGCCTTCCAGTACACGGGCTACGTGACGGTGCCGACCGACGGGCAGTACACGTTCTACACCAGCTCCGACGACGGTTCCAAGCTCTTTATCGGCTCTCAGCTGGTGGTGGACAACGATGGCCTGCACGGCGAGGTGGAGCAATCGGGCACCATCGGTTTACAGGCTGGCACGCACGCTGTTACCATCGCCTTCTTCGAGAACGACGGTGGGCAGACGCTCAACGTGAGCTACGCCGGCCCTAGTCTAGGCAAGCAGCTCATCCCAGCCACCGCCTATAAGCGGGTGTCGACGACGGCCAACCAGGCACCAGTGGCTAACGCAGGGGCCAACCAGAGCCTCACCCTACCCACCAACGCCGTGACGCTGAACGGCAGCGGCACCGATGCCGATGGCAGCATTGCCACCTATGCGTGGACGCAGGTGAGCGGCCCCAACACGGCCACGTTCAGCAACACCACCGTGGCTCAACCCACCGTGAGCAATCTGGTCGCGGGCACCTATGTGTTCAGCCTAGTAGTGACCGACAACCTAGGTGCACCAAGTGCTGCCGCGCAAACGACCGTAACGGTCAATGCCGCCAACAACAGCGACCTACGCACGCCCGAAAACCCGGCCAACACGGTCGCGGGTCTGGACTATAAATACTACGAAGGCTTCTGGGATGCGGTGCCGGACTACAGCACGCTCACGCCGCTGAAAACGGGTACCACCACCGCCTTCGAGCTGACGGCGCAGCAGCGGGACTACGCCTTCTCCTTCCAGTTCACCGGCTACGTGACCGTGCCGGCTGACGGGCAGTACACGTTCTACTCCAACTCCGACGACGGCTCGCTCCTGTACATCGGCAACACGCTGGTGGTCAACAACGACGGCTCACACGGGGACCGAGAGCTCAGCGGCACCATCGGCCTGAAAGCTGGTACCCACGCCTTCACGGTTTCGTACCTACAAGGCTATGGCGGGCAGAACCTGCAAGTGAGTTACGCCGGACCTAGCTTGGCCAAGCAGCTCCTTCCGGCTTCGGCGCTGAAGCGTGTGGCGGGAACCGCTAGCAATCTGCGCGTACCCGAGAACCCGGCCAACGCCGTAGCGGGCTTAGATTACCAGTACTACGAAGGCTACTGGAACACGCTGCCTACCTTCAGCGCGCTCACGCCGGCGAAAACTGGAACCGTCGCCAGCCCGGTGCTCACGCCCGCCTTGCGCGACGATGGCTACGCCTTCCAGTACACGGGCTACGTGACCGTACCTACGGACGGGCAGTACACGTTCTACACTACGTCTGACGACGGCTCCAAGCTCTCCATCGGCTCCCAGCTGGTGGTGGACAACGATGGCTTGCACGGCGACGTGGAGCAGTCGGGCACGATCGGCTTACAAGCCGGTACGCACGCGCTGACTATTGCCTTCTTCGAGAACGATGGGGGCCAGAACCTACAGGTGAGCTATGCCGGCCCTAGCCTAGGCAAACAGCTTATCCCAGCCACCGCCTACAAGCGCGTGGCGGGTACCGCCAACCAAGCGCCGGTGGCCAACGCGGGGACCAACAGAAGCCTTACGCTGCCCACCAACTCGGTGGTTCTCAGCGGTAGCGCGACCGATGCAGACGGCACCATTGCCGCCTACCTCTGGAGCCAGGTGAGCGGCCCCAGCACGGCGAGCTTCAGCAATACGACCGTGGTGCAACCTACCATGAGCAATCTGGTGGCCGGCAGCTACGTGTTCGGCCTGGTTGCCACCGACAACCAAGGCGCCACGAGTGCCCAGACCCAAGTCACGGTGACGGTGAATACGGCGAACAATCTGCGCGTACCCGAGAACCCCACGGGTACGGTTGCCGGCCTGGACTACCAGTACTATGAAGGCTTCTGGGACGTGTTGCCCAACTTCGCCGGCCTGACCCCGCTGCAGAGCGGCTCCAGCCCGGTGATCAACCTAGAGGCCCGTCAGCGCGACTACGGCTACGCCTTCCAGTACACGGGCTACGTGACCGTGCCCACCGATGGGCAGTATACCTTCTACACCAGTTCCGATGATGGCTCCACGCTCTACATCGGCTCAACGCTCGTCGTCGACAACGACGGCTCCCACGATACGCAGGAACGGTCCGGTACCATTGGCTTGCAAGCCGGTACGCACGCTTTCACGGTGACCTACTTCCAGAACGGCGGCGGGCAGGTGTTCTCGGCGAGCTACCAAGGCCCTGGCCTGGCCAAGCAAGTCATTCCGGCCGAGGCGCTACGCCGCGTGACGGGAGCGGCTAAGTCAGTCGTAGCAACCACCGCCAGTGCTACGTCGCCAGGTTCGGTTTCCGAGCGGACCGGGCGGAATACGCTGGAAGTATACCCCAACCCGCTGACAGAAGGGGGCACGGTGCACTTCCGCACCCGGCAAGGCGGCAAAGCACAGGTGTACTTGTACGACGAGCTAGGTCACCTCATTGCCACCGTCTACAATGCGGAAGTAGTGAGTGGAGCGGAATACTACCTGCCGCTATCGACCGAGAAGCTCGCCAGCGGCGTGTACATCTGCCGCTTGATTAGCAACGGCAAAGTAGAAAACCTGCGCCTCACGGTTATCCGCTAA
- a CDS encoding TonB-dependent receptor, which translates to MHRFSHFRCLFVLLLLALSALPQRAAAQTTATGLVLDQAGQPLPFATVVLLALPDSTVAGSQTTTELGAYTFGSVKPGRYCVKALLMSYTSARSVAFGVAQEAIAVPALHLAATATALKEVTVVGTPPLLEQHADRTVVNVARLNTAGETALDILKKAPGVTLDKDDNVVYRGSAGVNVLIDGKLTYMSGAALSGYLKSLPASAISQIELMPNPPASMDAAGTAGVLNIKLRRSQLPGLSGTYTLGLGRGRYEKSWAGTNLAYNVGKVRLFARLDAGRYNSFNRLTMIRHIRDSIFNQENLWRPLTYTGTYSTGADVALTPKQSLGIQLRGGFDRTNAVSTSNSVTTDQAGTPGGRRQMTNPQASHGTNQALNFYYRYAFDSTGRELSAAADYVRYTSAKDQSFHNMTFAPGAEQGRPAEQLRSNASSETTIRAAKLDYVHPFAGTKWRAETGVKTSWVTSRSAIQFDQLLDSGWQLDGLRTNQFTYHEHISAGYVSMNTTLHHLELKAGLRGELTQTTGTPAVGSRIDRHYFQLFPSAFASYQVDENNQVSASVSRRITRPAYQNLNPFLNYTDFYTAQQGNPFLAPSLSQSLVLNYLHKDFQVLSLSYLHETNSVNNVVMQNDDTKVSTSTPQNLAETSSLTLSSGGHTDLTKFWGTDNQLSGSYTQVRTTLQDQSVRLASYSWSVSSDHTFTLPRSYKLLVGGSYDSPGVQGLYHTKASGAVNLGLKKQLWAEKATLSLRVADVFNTNRFRSTLRYNNVNQTWNNQWESRRVTLVFTCKIGSGKTQARRAAASSDEENRVGN; encoded by the coding sequence ATGCACCGCTTTAGCCACTTCCGCTGTCTTTTCGTCCTGCTGCTCCTGGCCCTGTCGGCCCTCCCACAGCGGGCCGCTGCTCAGACAACTGCCACCGGCCTCGTGCTGGACCAGGCTGGCCAGCCGCTGCCCTTCGCCACGGTTGTGCTGCTAGCTCTCCCCGACTCCACCGTCGCAGGCTCCCAAACCACCACTGAGCTAGGTGCCTACACCTTCGGCAGTGTGAAGCCCGGCCGCTACTGCGTGAAGGCCTTGCTAATGAGCTACACCAGCGCTCGGAGCGTGGCCTTCGGGGTGGCCCAAGAAGCCATTGCGGTGCCAGCCCTGCACCTAGCTGCTACCGCCACGGCCCTGAAAGAAGTGACCGTCGTGGGCACCCCTCCCCTACTCGAGCAGCACGCCGACCGCACCGTGGTGAACGTAGCGCGCCTGAACACGGCCGGCGAAACGGCCCTCGACATCCTCAAAAAAGCTCCTGGCGTGACCCTCGATAAGGACGACAACGTGGTGTACCGCGGCAGCGCCGGCGTAAACGTGCTGATTGACGGCAAACTCACCTACATGAGCGGCGCCGCGCTGAGCGGCTATCTGAAATCCCTGCCGGCCTCGGCCATCAGCCAAATTGAGCTGATGCCCAACCCGCCCGCCTCGATGGACGCCGCCGGCACGGCTGGGGTACTCAACATCAAGCTGCGCCGCAGTCAGCTTCCCGGATTAAGCGGCACTTACACCCTAGGCCTCGGCCGAGGCCGCTACGAGAAAAGCTGGGCCGGCACCAACCTGGCCTACAACGTGGGCAAAGTGCGCCTGTTCGCCCGCCTCGACGCGGGCCGCTACAACTCCTTTAACCGCCTGACGATGATTCGCCACATCCGCGACAGCATCTTCAACCAGGAAAACCTGTGGCGCCCGCTCACCTACACCGGTACTTACAGCACCGGCGCCGACGTGGCCCTCACCCCCAAGCAGAGTTTAGGAATCCAGCTGCGCGGCGGCTTCGATCGTACCAACGCCGTGAGTACCAGCAACTCCGTGACCACTGATCAGGCCGGCACTCCCGGCGGACGTCGTCAGATGACCAACCCCCAAGCTAGCCACGGCACCAATCAGGCCCTGAACTTCTACTACCGCTACGCCTTCGACAGCACCGGCCGCGAGCTGAGCGCCGCCGCCGACTACGTGCGCTACACCAGCGCCAAAGACCAGAGCTTCCACAATATGACGTTTGCGCCCGGCGCCGAGCAGGGCCGGCCCGCCGAGCAGCTGCGCAGCAACGCCTCCTCGGAAACCACCATCCGGGCCGCCAAACTAGACTATGTGCACCCCTTCGCCGGCACCAAGTGGCGGGCCGAAACCGGCGTCAAAACCAGCTGGGTAACCTCGCGCAGCGCTATCCAATTTGATCAGCTGCTGGATAGCGGCTGGCAGCTCGATGGGCTGCGCACCAATCAGTTTACCTACCACGAGCACATCAGCGCCGGCTACGTGAGCATGAACACCACCCTTCACCACTTGGAGCTAAAAGCTGGCTTACGGGGCGAGCTGACCCAAACGACGGGTACGCCGGCTGTTGGTTCGCGTATCGACCGCCACTACTTTCAGCTGTTTCCCAGTGCTTTCGCCAGCTACCAGGTGGATGAAAATAACCAGGTGAGTGCCTCGGTAAGCCGCCGCATCACCCGTCCCGCCTACCAGAACCTGAACCCCTTCCTTAACTACACTGATTTCTACACCGCCCAGCAGGGCAACCCGTTCCTCGCCCCGTCGCTCTCCCAATCTTTGGTACTGAACTACTTGCACAAAGATTTTCAGGTATTGAGCCTGAGCTACCTGCACGAAACCAACTCGGTGAACAACGTGGTAATGCAGAATGACGATACCAAGGTTTCGACCAGCACCCCGCAGAACCTAGCCGAAACCAGCTCCCTTACCCTGAGCTCAGGCGGCCACACCGACCTGACTAAGTTCTGGGGCACAGATAACCAATTGAGTGGTAGCTACACCCAGGTGCGCACCACCTTGCAGGACCAATCCGTGCGCCTGGCCAGCTACAGTTGGTCGGTCAGTTCGGACCACACCTTCACTCTACCCCGCAGCTACAAGCTACTGGTGGGCGGCAGCTACGATTCACCAGGCGTTCAGGGCCTTTACCACACCAAAGCCAGCGGCGCCGTCAACCTAGGTCTGAAAAAGCAGCTCTGGGCCGAGAAAGCTACCCTAAGCTTGCGCGTAGCCGATGTGTTCAACACCAACCGCTTCCGCAGCACGCTGCGCTACAACAACGTAAACCAGACTTGGAACAACCAGTGGGAAAGCCGCCGCGTGACCCTGGTCTTCACCTGCAAAATCGGTAGCGGCAAAACTCAAGCCCGCCGCGCTGCTGCCAGTTCCGATGAGGAAAACCGGGTGGGCAATTAA
- a CDS encoding sensor histidine kinase, producing MKNKSLYWHILGWLLYSGYEFLGVLLHSQHLRLALWLTASILFIRFLEFYLCYLVVYPRLLRSGRGPQLVAALAGVLALYIGLRALIEEVIYPAVLGFHNYTPDTTVTYYIFDNVFFGSPMVVLSAAVWSAQAALRRERENRQLREEKRAAEVAFLKTQINPHFLYNTLNMLFSMAYPVAKPVANAILKLSELMRYMLHESPDGQVDLEKEIEYLHNYLALYRLRFPDSFFVDFTVTGEPAGRRVAPLVLIPFVENALKHGVLDDPDHPVRIHLNVEGEQLHFDVINQRSDDHKDATTGIGLPNLRRRLALLYPERHALRVDSDKEQFTTSLRLVG from the coding sequence ATGAAAAATAAGTCTCTTTACTGGCATATCCTGGGCTGGCTGCTGTATAGCGGCTACGAGTTCCTGGGCGTGTTGCTGCATAGTCAGCACCTGCGCCTAGCCCTGTGGCTCACGGCATCCATCCTGTTCATTCGTTTTCTGGAGTTTTACCTGTGCTACCTGGTGGTGTATCCGCGCCTGCTGCGCTCGGGCCGGGGGCCGCAGCTGGTGGCAGCCCTAGCCGGCGTGCTGGCGCTTTACATCGGCCTGCGCGCCCTAATTGAAGAGGTCATCTACCCGGCCGTGTTAGGATTCCACAACTACACGCCCGACACGACGGTGACGTATTACATCTTCGATAATGTCTTCTTCGGTAGTCCGATGGTGGTGCTGAGTGCGGCTGTTTGGAGTGCACAGGCAGCCCTACGCCGCGAGCGTGAAAACCGCCAACTGCGCGAGGAAAAGCGTGCCGCCGAGGTGGCCTTTCTCAAAACTCAAATCAACCCGCACTTTCTCTATAACACCCTGAACATGCTCTTTAGCATGGCTTACCCCGTAGCAAAGCCGGTCGCCAACGCCATCCTGAAGCTCTCGGAGTTGATGCGCTATATGCTGCACGAAAGCCCCGACGGCCAGGTAGACCTGGAAAAAGAAATCGAGTACCTGCACAACTACCTAGCCCTCTACCGCCTGCGCTTCCCCGACAGCTTCTTCGTCGACTTTACCGTGACCGGCGAGCCCGCCGGCCGCCGCGTGGCGCCGCTGGTGCTCATTCCCTTCGTGGAAAATGCCCTCAAACACGGCGTACTCGATGACCCCGACCATCCCGTCCGCATCCACCTCAACGTGGAGGGCGAGCAACTGCACTTCGACGTTATAAACCAGCGCAGCGACGACCACAAAGACGCCACCACAGGCATCGGCTTGCCTAACCTGCGCCGCCGCCTGGCGCTGTTGTACCCGGAACGTCACGCGCTCCGGGTAGATTCGGATAAGGAGCAGTTTACGACATCGCTACGGCTGGTGGGATGA
- a CDS encoding LytTR family DNA-binding domain-containing protein — translation MIRCLVVDDEAPALLILADYISQVPFLTLVGTTTNPIEALTMVQQGQADLVFLDIQMPKLTGLQFLKLAGSKCKVILTTAYPEYALEGYENDVVDYLLKPIAFERFFKAAQKALALLPATISAAPAVSTAPAIAPPAPPATSHMFVKGESKNKFLRVNHTDILYIEGLSNYVSIQLPTQRVVTYQTLKDLAETLPQPPFLRVHKSFIVSLDKIRMIDGNTIYILDKEIPVSETYREQLYRLIREA, via the coding sequence ATGATTCGCTGCCTTGTGGTCGATGACGAAGCTCCGGCCCTGCTCATCCTCGCCGATTACATTAGTCAAGTTCCTTTTCTCACGCTGGTTGGCACCACCACCAACCCCATTGAGGCGCTGACGATGGTGCAGCAGGGCCAGGCTGATTTGGTGTTTCTGGATATCCAAATGCCGAAGCTCACCGGCCTACAATTCCTCAAGTTAGCGGGCAGCAAGTGCAAGGTGATCCTCACGACCGCCTACCCCGAGTATGCCCTCGAAGGCTACGAAAACGATGTGGTAGATTACTTACTCAAGCCCATTGCCTTCGAGCGCTTCTTTAAAGCCGCGCAAAAAGCCTTAGCGTTATTGCCTGCCACCATCTCGGCTGCGCCGGCGGTATCGACAGCACCAGCAATTGCGCCGCCCGCACCACCGGCTACTAGCCACATGTTCGTGAAGGGCGAGAGCAAGAACAAGTTTCTGCGCGTCAACCACACTGACATTCTCTATATCGAGGGCTTAAGCAATTACGTTTCCATTCAGCTGCCCACCCAGCGCGTAGTCACCTATCAAACGCTGAAGGACCTAGCTGAAACACTACCGCAGCCGCCGTTTTTGCGAGTACACAAGTCCTTTATCGTGTCGTTGGACAAGATTCGCATGATCGATGGGAACACGATTTATATTCTGGACAAAGAAATTCCGGTGAGCGAAACCTACCGCGAGCAGCTGTACCGCCTAATTCGCGAAGCTTAG
- a CDS encoding MBL fold metallo-hydrolase yields MLAAGIEPAHIDAILCSHPHPDHVGGLCQADGQPTFPNASIYLAENDFAYWTDEALLDSWAAVAIRVARANLLPLRERLVFIREGEELLPGVQAHFTPGHTAEHICFELSAGNDSLFLLGDVAHHAVLSLENPLLNFAADLDPATAAKTRTRILSTLAEQRTRVLGYHFPWPGLGHLASQGEGFRFVPEPVRW; encoded by the coding sequence CTGCTCGCCGCCGGCATTGAGCCAGCGCATATCGATGCTATTCTCTGCTCGCATCCTCATCCCGACCACGTGGGAGGATTGTGCCAGGCGGACGGCCAACCGACCTTCCCCAATGCTTCGATCTACCTTGCTGAAAACGACTTTGCCTATTGGACAGACGAGGCACTGCTAGACAGTTGGGCTGCTGTCGCCATTCGCGTCGCGCGCGCCAATCTCTTGCCCCTGCGGGAACGCCTGGTTTTCATCCGGGAGGGGGAGGAATTGCTGCCCGGCGTGCAGGCGCACTTCACGCCAGGACACACAGCCGAACATATCTGCTTCGAACTTAGCGCGGGCAATGACTCTTTATTCTTGCTAGGTGACGTAGCGCATCATGCCGTACTGTCGCTGGAAAACCCGCTCCTGAATTTTGCGGCCGATCTGGATCCGGCCACGGCAGCGAAAACGCGAACCCGAATTTTGTCTACCTTGGCTGAGCAGCGAACACGCGTGCTGGGGTATCATTTTCCCTGGCCGGGGTTGGGACACCTGGCGAGCCAGGGAGAAGGGTTCCGGTTTGTGCCCGAGCCGGTTCGCTGGTAG